The Setaria italica strain Yugu1 chromosome IX, Setaria_italica_v2.0, whole genome shotgun sequence genome has a window encoding:
- the LOC101775801 gene encoding uncharacterized protein LOC101775801, translated as MVSAAAQAGVVAACVVLFVPMGLAGWHLSRNKVLFFSGALFVSLAVGVHLSPYLPSVPHLLAASFFTPSPGAASASSSSSGSSCVPFLHRVSWSDADPANGLGGGTARTWSWPPSLASACGFARLSRDDASLLLNGSWVMVAGDSQARLLVLALLRLLLDPAAAAAAEPELFRRHSDYRAAVPARGISVDFVWAPFESNLTRLLREDLRLAPRVPDVLVLGSGLWHMLHVTDAASYGDALASVAGAAKSLRSPLPVPPPHMFWLGLPHLVNHMLNTDAKRAHMNGTMLRAYDYEVDRRGLVRGDGGPCLLLDGKLTQGCGQQCTADGMHYDGEVYDAVLHIMLNALVIESQQRI; from the coding sequence ATGGTTTCGGCCGCGGCGCAGGCGGGCGTGGTCGCGGCGTGCGTCGTGCTGTTCGTGCCCATGGGGCTGGCGGGGTGGCACCTCAGCCGCAACAAGGTGCTCTTCTTCTCCGGCGCGCTCTTCGTCTCGCTCGCCGTCGGGGTCCACCTCTCCCCCTACCTCCCCTCCGTGccccacctcctcgccgcctccttcttcacccccagccccggcgccgcgtccgcctcctcctcctcctccgggtcCTCCTGCGTCCCGTTCCTGCACCGCGTGTCCTGGTCTGACGCCGACCCCGCGAATGGCTTGGGAGGCGGAACGGCGCGGACGTGGTCGTGGCCGCCCTCGCTGGCGTCGGCCTGCGGGTTCGCGCGGCTGTCGCGCGACGACGCGTCTCTGCTGCTCAACGGGTCCTGGGTGATGGTGGCCGGGGACTCGCAGGCGCGGCTGCTCGTGCTCGCGCTGCTGCGCCTGCTGCTTgacccggccgcggcggcggccgccgagcCGGAGCTATTCCGCCGCCACAGCGACTACCGTGCCGCGGTGCCGGCTCGGGGCATCTCCGTGGACTTCGTCTGGGCGCCCTTCGAGAGCAACCTCACGCGGCTGCTCCGCGAGGATCTGCGCCTTGCGCCGCGCGTCCCCGACGTGCTCGTCCTCGGATCCGGGCTCTGGCACATGCTCCACGTCACGGACGCCGCGAGCTACGGCGACGCACTGGCGTCCGTCGCGGGCGCTGCCAAGTCGCTGCGCTCGCCGCtcccagtgccgccgccgcataTGTTCTGGCTCGGCCTGCCGCACCTAGTGAACCACATGCTCAACACAGACGCCAAGAGGGCACACATGAACGGCACCATGCTGCGCGCCTATGACTACGAGGTCGATCGGAGGGGTCTCGTTCGTGGTGATGGCGGCCCATGCTTGCTGCTTGATGGGAAACTCACCCAGGGATGCGGGCAGCAGTGCACGGCTGATGGAATGCATTATGATGGCGAGGTGTATGACGCCGTATTGCATATCATGCTCAATGCATTGGTGATTGAGTCACAACAAAGGATTTGA
- the LOC101775396 gene encoding histone H4: MSGRGKGGKGLGKGGAKRHRKVLRDNIQGITKPAIRRLARRGGVKRISGLIYEETRGVLKIFLENVIRDAVTYTEHARRKTVTAMDVVYALKRQGRTLYGFGG, translated from the coding sequence ATGTCGGGCCGCGGCAAGGGAGGCAAGGGCCTGGGCAAGGGCGGCGCGAAGCGCCACCGGAAGGTGCTCCGCGACAACATCCAGGGCATCACGAAGCCGGCGATCCGGAGGTTGGCGAGGAGGGGTGGCGTGAAGCGCATCTCCGGCCTGATCTACGAGGAGACTCGCGGCGTGCTCAAGATCTTCCTCGAGAACGTCATCCGCGACGCCGTTACCTACACGGAGCACGCCCGCCGCAAGACCGTCACCGCCATGGACGTCGTCTACGCGCTCAAGCGCCAGGGCCGCACACTCTACGGCTTCGGCGGCTGA